atcgaccctagtttacaactaggacacaagagagtgtcaagattaggtttcccagttgctagaggtcTCCCTTATATTGTCTTTGAAATCAggattgcttacaatcaaagcgaagaaagcttagtaacaaagcaattgatattcaccgttatatgaactcctgatttaagattcaagctaagtctgcttagaatctaagcaatcaatctccaccgttatatggtattagcttgatatacataaatgaaatatacctatatttagatatggatgaaccgtacccaaacatgtataccttgttggctcaataacagttaaccaaagttatccatattaACAATTATAACTTAACCATATTCATTTAACACTTCTaggtcaaatatgatgatcaatcaatcacgatagataatcaattgaatctaaatgtgtttcaggagagttgttcaaatgttcatcatctcataggaatatgtatatgaatcatttgaatcaaaatcagtttggtttgtaattgtacaaagtacttatacaagaaacaattcatgaacataataccacggtttgtaaaactagttcacatgccttaatcattaaagttccagagacttaagttcgcaaacaaacctgagttcatgagtatgaaaatcacactTTACAGATTTTAGAACCTGACCACTGTGTTCGTGAACTGAGCACGCGAACAACTTCATCCATTCGCAAACatggtacgcgaacaacagtttcGGACTTGGCCTTTGTCTAGCCATTCACAAACAGGATACGCGAAAAacagttccggacctgaactagaccTCCACAGTGCACATAGAAAGTatacatactgtgatatatccatgTATAGGTAgtcattctaaactctcatttaatcattgagacattcttagaagacaacaatggtaatcttacacataccactagctcaagcaattttcaagtgattaatcaatcaatacgaaacttcccaagttaatatcaaatgattgtctcacacaaatcgtgtaagatgttcaaggtaattttcacatgatcatctttgacttaatatttagtttccaaaaaataaattgtttccaactaaactcgtcaagtaaaCAATGAATTTagataaagctaaaagcttccaacacatatttcaagaaatatataagcgagataaacttggcttgaaatatcaaatgtgtatatatctatatgacttagtctctttagaagatagaatagaatagacttctgagtgatagataagttttagtctccacataatttttgtagatgaagttcctctaagattttcagtagatcttcttcttcaattggtgaacgtcgtgaagtgtaaagatcaactacacacttctatcctagtctgagacatagttgtaagtagactagaaatcaagtatatagttttgatcaactaaacttgacaaacaagcttgagatggcaacgcttgcgagttcgactgagcagtgctctaacaatctccccttttgtcaattttagtaacaaaactatcaatacatatggattacaaaataaataaactttatagtttctgatccatcatgcttgatttccttggctcttcaacttccttgaattcttcgttacttcaagttctccatcgattttgaatgtgttcaactcagcatcattattgttgaagatccgtagccataaaaacTTGAAAGCAAAAGTTCTCAAacgttgttatacagtgtcatagtaatatagaattaaattccaattatatcacaactttgaaataatactacgatgatacgtatcactcccccttagtcaatatttccaTCTTATAgtgaaaaccgctcccccttacataatgatccgtaaaccatatgtatgtagtgtgaactactaaacaattctccccttttttgtcaatataaattggcaaaggtacgaaaattatgggatcataatgaaattctcaaaagataattcatgactaaaagagaacatatcaactttttttcgatgatttcacatagtcgaagcttatcaagatacaagttaactcctaCAAAATGGTCCAATGACGGTTGGTACCACAATAAAAGTTAAGGAAACACAAAATACCACAACTTAACATTATAGCATTCAATTTTATTATTTGACTAACTCGCCCCCAACAAAACATAAATTACCTAACATATCCTTGGACTTGGGGTCGCACATTTTGAAAAATGGGATCTGGTGCATGATTGATTTGGAtgtttgatcgataaaatatATGATTGTTGTAATGAAAGAGTATTGTTTTGGTCGGTAAGTTTGTGATTCAGGGTTTTCAGTAAAAGAGTTTTAATTAGGTTTCCAGTAAAAGAGTTTTAATTAGACTCGTGATGGAAAATCCTCCTTTAAGGTTCATGTGGGGTTCGTTTGTTGAATATACCCTTAGGATTCCCATTCATGGTGGATCAGCTATCATTATCAGAATTTACATCGTTCTTGTGGGGTTCGTTTGTTGAATATACCCTTATGATTCCCATTCATGGTGGATCAGCTAGCATTATCAGGCTTGTGTTGCAGCCGATTATTCTTTTCATTATCCTTTACTAGAATTAgatcaacaaatatttcgagaactGTGAGAATGATATTACCCTGAAATTCCAACACAATAACTGGAAAGCGTCTAATGTAGAATAAATTCGTAAAACTCCATCTGAGAGTTGacaatttgattttgtatataaataatctagaaaCAACAATAGCAAACATGCTTAATGGTGTAAAAGTGATGAAAGAGATTAGCATTGATTGATATTATAGTAAAGAATAATAAAGACTGGATAACGCGATGCAAATTGGTATACGTAGATTTGTTTAAAATTTTTATTTCACAAAACCATGGGCCGATCATTTCAAgtacaaattttttcttctttgttttagcATCTCATCTCCAACTGAGGCAAATTTGACCAGCTGATGTCAACATAAAACTGTGCCCAAAATACACCAATGGGCATGGTTAGACAAATAaagatcaaaatgaacaaaattaataaaaaaaatcacacTAGCTACTTTTAGTTTTAGGTAGGCTTGACACAGATTTAATCAATTTTCCATACAAGATACAACAATTTGTTTGATCAAAAAGAGGGACGGGCTATAGCCCGGGTTATCGATTCTTGGTTTTTGATTTATCTCATTGCGTTTTGATTTTGGTGAGAGTTTGGAACTGTGAACCAAATAGCAAGCATGGTTTTTTCTGATAAGACCCGGCTTACGCATCCATTAATTAATATTACGCAATCTGATCTTTTCGTTGATAGATCTGGGTGAAAACTTATCTAGATTAGACCAATAAATAATATGGAAGACACAAACCTAATTAAGTACGAGAACCTTGACTTCTTAAGTTTCATTAAGTCACTGCTTACGCGACTGTTATAACTGAACAAGTTGAAGCTTACTGGTGTAACATTAAGATGCTACTTTTGTTGTTTCTTCTACTGTTGTTGTttattttgaatttgtgtttcAAGCAATCAGAATTTGTCATTTTGAGCTCTCTTATATGCAAAAACATAAAGACAATTGCTTTGAAGGCGATATGCAACGGCTAAATTGCTTCTTTTCAAAATTATGGGATATAGTTATAACCTTTTTTGGTATAAATTCTACAACTACGTGTTACAAGAGCGAACCTGTTGATATGAGGCTAACCCCAAATCAACATTGCATTAGGCATCAATTAGCGTGGATGAGAAAAACAAACATCAGCGGATCAATGTTACAAAATAACAAATGAAACCCATCATCATCCAACCCCCATCGTTCCAACATGTTGCACTACTACCAATAAAATTTCCACCACTAGATTCAACGGCTACCAAGAAGAAACCCAGAGCCAGCGGAAGTCATTGAATCCTGTAGACACCATCAGAAACAGGAAAAAAAGGACTTCATGCCACAAGAAAAATAAACCTGAACGGAGATCCAACCATGACAAAATAAACAAATTGCGAAAGACACCAAGAAAAAAGTCACAGAAGAAAGTTTGCTTCTAACGACATTTGTACATCCGTTGCCCACATAAACACCCAAACACTATATCCACCCTCCTAACTATATTTGGGAGCCTTGAATCAATTTTGTGACTTTCACTtccaaaccttaaaaaaaaaactttttgcaaACATACAAGAGTTTGCTTCAAACACTTCCACCCGATTTACGGAATATAATCCTGCACCAAAAAAATTGGTGAAGTGGTATTGTAGCGCCCCATTTTCTAAGGAAAATATTTAGGATTCTAAGCCAAAACAATATTAAACTGAGCTAAACCTATCCAAGACGAACCAAGACATAAACTAGACTTTTCATATTATACATAACCATCTAATTTACAGTGTGTTGTTTGCTATTAAACATTATATACATTCAGGACTTAGAGACTAGCTTACATACAAAATACACAAAAAAGAAAGCACCTTCAGAAAGTTACAAGACTGCAAAAAAACACTGAGACCAGCAACGATCTCACAAAGGCATAAGTTAAGTCCACTTAATCAACCCAGACGTCAATATCTCCTTCGGCCGAATCAACTCCACTTACATCAATGTTACCTTGTCACTAAAGGAGGTGGAAAGAGTGAGCTAACAAACCCAATGGATACTTACACTGCTCATATATTATCATCAAAGTTGAACTTCAGAAAAGAATGCAAATTTTCCAGACATTAGTAACACCATTAATTCACGTAATTATGCTATCATGTACATGGACAGGcttcttcttcaaacaatatatatactggtgtcgaccaattccttacacacctattagTTTATATTGGTGCCAAATTCCACACctcataagcataaaagctgaattcatgtagatataaatgaagaagCTTATCCTATGTACGacagatggaaattcttattttccaAATCATTCATAAAAGCAAGCAAAACATTTCAGGTCCTTTCCGAGTAATGGAAAGGCTAAAGCAATCAACAGAGTTTTCGAAAATCAATATTAAACaaagcatgagtttgttaaaGTGCATAATCATAGTTTGAAAAGGGTCATCAATGGTTATAGAAGAGTAATGTAagttcacacctcaaaccgctaCTCAAACCTCAATCTTCGCAATCCGCCAACTCAACTCAGAGACACCTAGTCATACAGTACAACCTGCACAATGCAGTTTGATTATAACTCACTTCATTTTCAACTTCTAACACCCTTGTAAACAACACGAGGGTCTAGGTTTCAGGGTGCATAAAACATTCATCTTCGATTAAAATTAAACAACCAATAGATCCATAGAAAGATGACAATCTCCTCTGCAATTTTTGTTAAAACATCATGAACTAATTCGATCTTTATCATACCTATAAAATTCCATAAAGATGCCTACTCACAGCAGTTACAAGAAAATTCCAGATTTCATAACAACACTAAAATCATCATATAAGAACCATTCTTGTGTGTTCACTTAGAAACTAAGTACTCTAAACATTAACCGTAGAAAACTAAGGCTAACTCAAGCTGTAAATTGTCAAATTCCTTGAAACAGAACTGCCATGAGTGCATGACAGTTGATACATAAGCTGACATATTTCAAAGGCATAGCTCTAACTAAACCATCGAATATCATGTtgaaattgttgttgaaaatTATCTACAACTTAACAATAAGGATTTTAGACTAGATTAGTAGATGCATATATGTCAAATCTGCTGAAAATGTAGCTGTCGTAACCGAAGAACATCGGTCACTGAGATAGGTGTAACTTACAATGTATAAATCATAATGGGACACTTAATATCACATTTTCCTCATTGTTCAGAGACATAAATTTGTTAAGAAGGAACCTTAATCCCATTCACTATCTAAAATGTCCTAAAATCAGGTTGAAATGTCACTTAACAACATATGATAATTCTGAAATATAGTTGTTTGATTCAATTCAACAAATTTGCTTATAATACCCTATACAGTGACTAGAAGTATCACAACAATCCTAAAAGTTCTAATTCCAATCATGTCCCAGTAATATAAAGGTTTGGAACCAATTCCAAATGAAACCCTAGGCTCGTTATACCTAAATTGACCAAAATTGATGTTCGTTGCGTAATTGAATCAAATAAGAGAATACTCTAAACAATCAATCAGTTGGAACCATAATAATTAAGGTTGAAATCATACCTTCAATCATAAAATAAGGAGGACACAGAGAACCCTTTCTCCATTACTCTCAAATCCCCATGGAAGTCAACCAAAATAGAACATTAAACCCCACCACTTTCAATCACTCGATAAGAAATCAGAGTTGGGAAGTATTTTTTTTCTAAACCTTGATTGAATTTCTTACCACCTGAGTCTTGTCAATTTCTTTCTCTTGCTACTGATGGTGTTTGGAGGAAGACATGAACTACAAAAGtaagtctttttttcttcttcttcccttacaAACAAATCCTGGGTGAAACCAAACTAGGACGTGGACCCTAGGTGTCAAAGAGAAAGTCCACCACATCTCTACTCTACGTGTCAATGAGGAATCCCACCACATTTCTACCTGTTTTGAAAATTAAGCCCCTAATTTCCTGATTTGCACTATCTCAATTAATTAAGCTAATCTAAAATCATTAAACACAAGGCGTACAACGTAAGAAAATTATCACCCTAATCGCAAATTACAGATGACCACTCAAGACTTACCCAACCGTATGGTTGGTTTCACAAAATATTGAACTAAAAGCATCACAATTATTACTAATTGTGCCTAGataatttaataagaaaaagataaaatataGGATCGCTACAATCACCTCACCTAACAGaacttttcgtcctcgaaaagaaAGCTAACATACCTCAGGTGAACAAATCGGGATACTGAGCCCGCATATCTTATTCTTTCTCCCTGCATATCTGATTCTTTCTCCCTAACGGTGTAGCCAAAGCTAAACTTTTGTTGTTACATGTCATGTCTAAACCTAGTTCATTTACTATGCTGAGATTAATAAATAATCGAGTAGAACCGGTGTCTATCAACACATGAACTAGATGATTGAATAATAATATTTTACCTTCAACCACTTGATCGGTCGCCGAACCATCCCCTTCTACCATTGAATACAACACTTGACCCTCTTCTGTTGTCTCCTGATGAGAAGTTATTATTGGTTCCATTGCATGCACCGCTCCTTGTTGAGCTAACCCCGCTGATGGGTTCTTTGTGCAATCCTTCCTAAAATGACCCCATTCACCGCAGTTGTGACATCTGAAGGAACTCGAACCAGTACTTGTTGGTGCAATCGGACGTACTTGCTGGAAACGCACCAATCTCCCTTGAGGTCTGACTGTAGGTGGTACTAATGCTGACCCCATTGACCATGGTCTTACTGGTGGTCTGAAATATGGCTGATTAGGAGCTGATAACATTGACCGCTTTGCTGGATCTTGTCTTGTTGAAAATAGTTGCGGCCTTTCTCTAATCCATGTTGCAAGCTGATCTTCCATTTCCTTTTCATAGTCAAGAGACCGATTTAAAGCATCCTCGTAAGTCCTGATTCGTAAACATGAAAGTTGTGTTCGCATCTCGGGATCCAATCCCATGATAAATTTCTTCGCATTAGCCTCATCAGTGGCTATCAACTCTGCTCCATAACGCGACAATCTTGTAAATTTATCATTATAAGCGCTAACGGACATACCACCCTTTATTAAGGCCATGAACTCAT
The nucleotide sequence above comes from Papaver somniferum cultivar HN1 chromosome 8, ASM357369v1, whole genome shotgun sequence. Encoded proteins:
- the LOC113303074 gene encoding uncharacterized protein LOC113303074 isoform X2 yields the protein MALIKGGMSVSAYNDKFTRLSRYGAELIATDEANAKKFIMGLDPEMRTQLSCLRIRTYEDALNRSLDYEKEMEDQLATWIRERPQLFSTRQDPAKRSMLSAPNQPYFRPPVRPWSMGSALVPPTVRPQGRLVRFQQVRPIAPTSTGSSSFRCHNCGEWGHFRKDCTKNPSAGLAQQGAVHAMEPIITSHQETTEEGQVLYSMVEGDGSATDQVVEGFNDFRWLWVSSW
- the LOC113303074 gene encoding uncharacterized protein LOC113303074 isoform X3; this encodes MALIKGGMSVSAYNDKFTRLSRYGAELIATDEANAKKFIMGLDPEMRTQLSCLRIRTYEDALNRSLDYEKEMEDQLATWIRERPQLFSTRQDPAKRSMLSAPNQPYFRPPVRPWSMGSALVPPTVRPQGRLVRFQQVRPIAPTSTGSSSFRCHNCGEWGHFRKDCTKNPSAGLAQQGAVHAMEPIITSHQETTEEGQVLYSMVEGDGSATDQVVEGCTV
- the LOC113303074 gene encoding uncharacterized protein LOC113303074 isoform X1; the encoded protein is MALIKGGMSVSAYNDKFTRLSRYGAELIATDEANAKKFIMGLDPEMRTQLSCLRIRTYEDALNRSLDYEKEMEDQLATWIRERPQLFSTRQDPAKRSMLSAPNQPYFRPPVRPWSMGSALVPPTVRPQGRLVRFQQVRPIAPTSTGSSSFRCHNCGEWGHFRKDCTKNPSAGLAQQGAVHAMEPIITSHQETTEEGQVLYSMVEGDGSATDQVVEGKILLFNHLVHVLIDTGSTRLFINLSIVNELGLDMTCNNKSLALATPLGRKNQICREKE